One Helianthus annuus cultivar XRQ/B chromosome 12, HanXRQr2.0-SUNRISE, whole genome shotgun sequence genomic region harbors:
- the LOC110891149 gene encoding protein IRX15-LIKE, with product MKNTINNGGTKLILLHPYIQKQGSSTRLYWLIAAVSIFAIASLLTFVYTRESFITTTTSVATASITTAATTLDHHILPKSVAKALMYYAANTNSSDHMSHTDIKQVSDVIRQCPSPCNFLVFGLTPETLLWNALNHRGRTVFIDENRYYAAYIEEKHPEIEAYDVQYTTKISELHELVTSVREQARNECRPVQNLLFSECKIGLNDLPNQLYELDWDIILVDGPRGYWPEGPGRMSAIFTAGVLARSKKGGNRKTHVFVHDYKREVERVSSEEFLCKENLVKSSKDLLAHYMVERVVDDGGSHQFCRTAKAKAKAKRRAA from the coding sequence ATGAAGAACACCATCAACAATGGAGGAACCAAGCTCATCCTCCTCCACCCTTACATCCAAAAACAAGGCTCTTCAACCCGCCTCTACTGGCTCATCGCCGCAGTCTCCATTTTCGCCATAGCCTCCCTCCTCACCTTCGTTTACACCCGCGAATCTTTCATCACAACCACAACTTCCGTCGCCACAGCCTCCATCACCACCGCGGCAACCACCCTGGACCACCACATTCTCCCCAAATCAGTCGCCAAAGCGTTAATGTACTACGCTGCAAACACCAACTCCTCGGATCACATGTCGCACACTGATATTAAACAAGTGTCCGACGTTATCCGACAATGTCCTTCACCATGCAACTTTCTTGTTTTCGGTTTAACTCCGGAAACACTGCTGTGGAACGCGTTAAACCACCGCGGACGCACAGTTTTCATCGATGAAAACCGTTACTACGCAGCCTACATAGAGGAAAAACACCCGGAGATTGAAGCGTATGATGTGCAGTACACAACAAAGATCAGTGAGCTTCATGAGCTTGTGACTTCAGTTAGGGAACAAGCGCGAAACGAATGTCGTCCAGTGCAAAATCTGTTATTCTCCGAATGTAAAATCGGGTTGAATGATCTTCCTAACCAGTTGTATGAGTTGGATTGGGACATTATACTAGTAGATGGTCCACGCGGGTACTGGCCGGAGGGGCCCGGGAGGATGTCAGCGATCTTCACCGCTGGCGTGTTGGCCAGGAGTAAAAAGGGTGGTAACCGAAAAACGCATGTTTTTGTTCATGATTATAAGAGGGAGGTTGAGAGGGTGTCTAGTGAGGAGTTTTTGTGTAAAGAGAATTTGGTGAAGTCTTCAAAGGATTTGTTGGCGCATTATATGGTGGAGAGAGTGGTGGATGATGGCGGCAGCCACCAGTTCTGCCGGACGGCAAAGGCTAAGGCTAAGGCAAAAAGGAGGGCGGCGTAG